TAGTTAAGTTTAAAACTTTCAGTATTACTTTTGTTTTTATTATGCTCAAACGAATACTTTTCTGCCACTTTTAGTATTAAACCCAAATAGTATAGTTCAATACTAAACGTAAATAGAAGAGAGACTAATGTCCAAAAGACATCGTAAAAGCCATTCTCTTGCACCTTCATACAAAACAGAAACACTTGTCGAGCAATTCTAGAAGCATAAGAGTTGCAGGGTTGAAGATTGTTAATTTTTATATGTTTACCCATTGTTCATGCGAGCTaactttcatcttcaattgaataaaaaGCTAAGCAGATATTGGTAAAGCGGCAGTTGagaaaacaagaaaacaGCCCCTATGCTACGGCTTAAGAGATGGTATAACGTTGATAAGATTCAAACCTCAAAGTTCAAACTTCTCCCCCAGTACAAACTAAAATGCGGGCTCGAAATACACACACAACTGAACACGAACAAGAAGCTATTTTCGCAGTCTACCAATGATCCATTTCATTCACTAGATACCCCAAATGCACACACATCTTATTTCGACATTGCTCTACCAGGCACACAACCTATACTGAACTATGAGGTCGTTCTTTATGCCCTACGTTTATCGTTAGCACTGGATTCCAAAGTCAATCTGCGGTCTCAATTCGATCGCAAGCATTATTTTTACGGAGATCAGCCTATGGGTTACCAAATCACGCAGCACTACTCACCGTTTGCCTCTGGAGGCCACTTGACTCTTCACAAAGATGGAGATGGGATAAATgacattgaaaagaagatcaatcTGATACAATTGCAGATTGAGCAGGATACAGGTAAATCCATTTACAGGGATAACGAAAAACAGACTCTAATTGATCTGAACAGAAGTAACGTGCCTCTAATAGAGATGGTCACACAGCCAGATTTCACTGATTTGAAGCAAATAAGGGCTTTCATtaaaaaatatcaaaattTGGTTCGTCATCTTGATATATCTACGGGTGATTTGGAGACAGGTGCCATGAGGGTAGATGTGAATCTATCTGTTAATGATTTTGCCAGAgtagaattgaagaacctGCCGAATACAAGCTCCATAATGAACGCAATAAAGTATGAGTACCAGCGACAGGTAAAAATTTTGGAAGCTGGTGAGGGTGAAGAATATTTGTCACACTCAGAGACAAGATCTTGGAATGGTGAGTCGACTGTGAAGCTGAGAAGTAAGGAGACTACTATTGATTACAGATACATGCCTGATCCCGAGCTGCCCGTTATTAGTCTATCAGCAGATGTTATTGAAGGAGTCGGAAAATCTTTGCCTCCATCTCCTGATGAAATCCTaagtcaattgatgacGAAACCTTACTCTTTGTCTCTGAAGGATGCAAGGATTTTGACGATCAGCGGAAACAGCCAGGATGGCATCTATTCACAAGTAGAACTGCTGAAATTTTACCTCGATACTTTTGATTGTTATTCAAAAATCGTGGAAAGGGAAGGACTCGGTGAAGTAAAGCACAAGCTGCCTACAAATTGGATTATCCACGAACTTCTTGGcgatttgaagaagcttcaaatccCACTTGAGAAAGCGACAGCGATATTAAGCCCCGAGAAATTTGCAGATTTCCTGACATTTATCCACAGTAACAAGATATCAAGTGCAAGTGGTAAACTGCTTCTTTTCCATGTCCTTGAGGACTTTCAAGCTCATGGCCTGACGAAACAAATAAACTTTGATGAGCTAATCAAAGAGTACGAGTTGCAAACTATCGATCAAGTTAACGAAGCCGACCTCAAGAAACTATGTCAGAAAATCATAGAAGCAGCTGACTCAAAGATGATAAATGGTATAGTTTCAGGCAAAAAGAGGAACTCAATCAAGTTTTTGGTTGGGCAAGGTATGAGGTCATCTCAGGGAAGGATCCAGgctcaacaatttgaagatatgTTCAAGGAATTACTATGCAGCAACAATGAGTAGATCGAATCATGTAAATAGTAATTGTTTAGTCACAACCACAGTGCCAGGGCTTACATGTGGGCATTACAATTTAGGGTTTTACCTTCTAAATAACCCATCTAATAAAGTATTAATTTTACAGACTTGATAACAAATAATATTTATGATAAAAACAATGCGTATTAATATGACCTCCCTTTCCCATTAATGACAGGTAAACacaataaaaaaatatgaTATAACACAAGTTCCCCCAATCATTACTTAACTCCAAACGCTCATGTCATTATTCCAGATACCAAATGATCCACCAGCActggatgatgaatttgcaTGATTGGAACCCCAACCCACTGAATAATCGTTCATGAGCAAATTACTTCCAGAATTATTCATGCTTCCACTAGAACCATCAAAACTAGCCAAAGTATTCTCTCTCGTCAAAGGCGTTGCTTGATCAACTGAAATTGCTTCCGACATGAGAGCTGGCGTTGATATACCTTGCTCAAAATTGAAAGCAGGGGCACCAGTATTAGCAGCCTCGTTAGCCAAAGGGTTCGAAGGGTATCCACCCACCATATCTGTGCCAGTTGGGGCAGATATATTGGTAGTGGGAGAGATACCAGGTGCTATCGATgctgaagagatcaaacTGGCATCCAAGTAGTTTGAGAATGGAGCTTGTGCAGCGAACTGAGAGTTGGAACTTCCGGAAGCCGTAGGCAAAACATAACCGATGTTACTGCTAAAggatgagattgatgagTTCCCACTTAGAGCCGCATCGGCTAGTGGAGGAGCTGGCGATGGCGAAGAATTACTAGAAGGATAACcttgctgctgctgctgctgctgttgtgAGGATTTGTTTTGATTTGGTACcatgaaagaagaactcaaTTGGTCCAGAGCGAGGTTGCTGCCACTTCCATTGGTATTGTAACTCATTTGTGGATAAACCTGTTTCAGATGATTTGTTATCATGGAATTAGCCGCAAAGGCTGGTTGCTGGTGCTGCTTTAGTTGGTATTGAGCGCCATATTTCATAGCAGCGTTATTGTTATACCTGTAGCTCTGATTGCTCGTATTCATCGCCTTTTTTCTATTCATGCCCATGGCCCCATTGATTGGAACACTCATTGAATTAGAACTTTTACCATTAAACATAACGTTACCCATAGGCAACTGCTTACCATTGATTCCCGACTTATCGCCGCCGTCATTATCAAAAGTTCCACTACCATTACTGTGACTGTACCTCATCTGCCCATGGATCTGATGGTGCTGGTTAAAACTGCTTGGGTTAGGAGAAGTCAATTTTAGGCTTCTATACTCCAAAAGGTATTtatcaacatcttcaagttgagaaagaaaggGAACACTTTCGATCTTGCCCGGCATATTGTTTGTGACTGCCGTGTGTACAATACCTCTAAAACTCCCACTTAGATCTTTTATAAACCACTCTTCAAGAGTTCAAGCGGTAAAATATACGAGTAAAAGGGTCTCAAAGACTCTCTCGTTCCCAATTGGGCAAGTTTTCTAAATGTAAAACCTATGCAAAAGTTGCACGAGCCTACTTCCTATCAGTAGAGCtaaaaagcttgaaagctTGACAATTGGAACCCTAGTTGGTTCGAAGATGCCTTGAGGTCTTCGTTATGGGCTCATACCAGATCTCGAGGTCTGCAACTTTTTCAACGTGCTAGGaagatctgaaaaatttgcaaaatagGCAAAAGCTTTAAAAATCGCGTGAGACACATCGGATACTATTATCCACTATATAAGCCAATTAACAATTACTATAGTTACAAGAACTCGTGAAATAATGTGATTGACTGCTGTCATAGAATGGTGTAAGCCTTGATGACTCTCATGTAAAAGTATTACTCTAGTTTATTCAACAGCTTTGCCCCTTTTATTGTATTTATACTGTGCGTAACAGTAGTATGATGGATGGGATCGTGGATTACTCAGAAATTAAAATTGCTTGTCTATGAATGCGTGATGTTAGATGCCGAGAGGGGTAGTGTCTGCTCCTacctctttttcttctcttttatCTCGTCGTCTGTTGTTGGGTGAAGCCTGATCACGTTTGGATAGTCCGGTCTGTTGCCCATATGGCCCTGATGCCAGTCGTAACTTAGCGCGTAGGCCAGCACTGTACCCTGTCTGTTGAAATTACACACTGGAATCGATGCTTGTAATGATGGATAACCTCTTAGCCTGTGCCTCTGGTTCTTATCCCAGAAATGGAAGGATCCGTCACCACCAGCAGTGACAAACGTACCATAGATGGGGTGGAATGCAATGCTGTTAACAGCATAGACCAAGGATTGTGCCTGGGTACCTGCAGCTCGGTTGCTGCTTGTTTGGCGGTGACATTTGAAGGAGAACCCAGATTTTCTCTGTTGTTCATCGTCCACATATCTGATAGCGCATCTGCCCTCAATGGAACCCACGGCGTACCCATCGCCTTCGTTGTAACACGCTACAGCTCGTGTTTGCCATTTCAAAGGAGATTGTGTGGTCTTGAAAATCGTAGCTGGATTACCGAGATCGATGATAGCGATATGTCTCTCTGCAGTGCCGACAACCAGCAATTGTTGCTTGCTATCCAGTGTGTAAACTCTCTCGGGCATCATCACCGTAGATATCGGCTGCGGTTGTCTTAAATCCCAATATTTCAGAGTCTTATCCCAGGAACCTGTTACGAGAACTTCCGTATTACTCGATCCAAAAGTTAAGTAACGCAGGCATTTGACAGGCCCCGCGTGTGTTCCCAAATCTTGTGATTGCCCACTGGCCACATCATATACCTTGACAACATTGTCACAACCACCTGATACCACTTTGGTACCATCAGTGGTCCATCTAGTACACAGTACGGGCGCAGTATGATCGTACTGTGCGCGACCTTGCGGAACACCATTTTGAACGTCCCAAATGCGAACCTTGTTATCCCATGAACTGACACTGAACATAAAGTCCTGTTGCGGTGAAAACGCTATATCAGAGATCGAATCCTCAGCTGggatattgatgataatatcATTTGCCAAGTCCCTCTCGCTTGCCATAGTGGTAGAAACACCAGAATTTCCAGCCGATCCAGAACCAAAGAATGCCATTTCTAACGATTCAGATGACCATAAAATATGCCAATGGATTAAAACCAGGAGTCCAATGACTTGAATTGGGTCTAGGAAGTTGAATTATAAAGAGTTTCAAGCTTTTAATAAACATTAACCCGTCCAAAGAGACATATGAGAGTATTATAcaacaaagaagctcaTCAGTATGCAGTTGATCAGCTTAATGGACACTCATCGCTGGCCTAGGGTCTTGAAGTTCCCTGTTCATGACTATTAATACTTTATATTTACACTTTTATTACTGTCGTGGactcaagaagttgaaagaggGTTCTCCTGGTTCCAACAAGTCCAGATTAAAATCTTGATGAGCAGTCTCAGTGAGACCATTTGTAGTGTCAGTACCTGGAATGAGATCATTCGGGGCGTCTTCGCCTTTGATAGCGGTGACATCAGGCATCGAAAGCATCGAATTAATTGACAGTAGTTCGTCTGCATCGGTCTCGTTG
The window above is part of the Torulaspora delbrueckii CBS 1146 chromosome 3, complete genome genome. Proteins encoded here:
- the PET112 gene encoding glutamyl-tRNA(Gln) amidotransferase subunit PET112 (similar to Saccharomyces cerevisiae PET112 (YBL080C); ancestral locus Anc_7.403), with protein sequence MLRLKRWYNVDKIQTSKFKLLPQYKLKCGLEIHTQLNTNKKLFSQSTNDPFHSLDTPNAHTSYFDIALPGTQPILNYEVVLYALRLSLALDSKVNLRSQFDRKHYFYGDQPMGYQITQHYSPFASGGHLTLHKDGDGINDIEKKINLIQLQIEQDTGKSIYRDNEKQTLIDLNRSNVPLIEMVTQPDFTDLKQIRAFIKKYQNLVRHLDISTGDLETGAMRVDVNLSVNDFARVELKNLPNTSSIMNAIKYEYQRQVKILEAGEGEEYLSHSETRSWNGESTVKLRSKETTIDYRYMPDPELPVISLSADVIEGVGKSLPPSPDEILSQLMTKPYSLSLKDARILTISGNSQDGIYSQVELLKFYLDTFDCYSKIVEREGLGEVKHKLPTNWIIHELLGDLKKLQIPLEKATAILSPEKFADFLTFIHSNKISSASGKLLLFHVLEDFQAHGLTKQINFDELIKEYELQTIDQVNEADLKKLCQKIIEAADSKMINGIVSGKKRNSIKFLVGQGMRSSQGRIQAQQFEDMFKELLCSNNE
- the TDEL0C02640 gene encoding uncharacterized protein (similar to Saccharomyces cerevisiae YBL081W; ancestral locus Anc_7.404); the encoded protein is MPGKIESVPFLSQLEDVDKYLLEYRSLKLTSPNPSSFNQHHQIHGQMRYSHSNGSGTFDNDGGDKSGINGKQLPMGNVMFNGKSSNSMSVPINGAMGMNRKKAMNTSNQSYRYNNNAAMKYGAQYQLKQHQQPAFAANSMITNHLKQVYPQMSYNTNGSGSNLALDQLSSSFMVPNQNKSSQQQQQQQQGYPSSNSSPSPAPPLADAALSGNSSISSFSSNIGYVLPTASGSSNSQFAAQAPFSNYLDASLISSASIAPGISPTTNISAPTGTDMVGGYPSNPLANEAANTGAPAFNFEQGISTPALMSEAISVDQATPLTRENTLASFDGSSGSMNNSGSNLLMNDYSVGWGSNHANSSSSAGGSFGIWNNDMSVWS
- the GLE2 gene encoding RNA export factor GLE2 (similar to Saccharomyces cerevisiae GLE2 (YER107C); ancestral locus Anc_7.405) translates to MAFFGSGSAGNSGVSTTMASERDLANDIIINIPAEDSISDIAFSPQQDFMFSVSSWDNKVRIWDVQNGVPQGRAQYDHTAPVLCTRWTTDGTKVVSGGCDNVVKVYDVASGQSQDLGTHAGPVKCLRYLTFGSSNTEVLVTGSWDKTLKYWDLRQPQPISTVMMPERVYTLDSKQQLLVVGTAERHIAIIDLGNPATIFKTTQSPLKWQTRAVACYNEGDGYAVGSIEGRCAIRYVDDEQQRKSGFSFKCHRQTSSNRAAGTQAQSLVYAVNSIAFHPIYGTFVTAGGDGSFHFWDKNQRHRLRGYPSLQASIPVCNFNRQGTVLAYALSYDWHQGHMGNRPDYPNVIRLHPTTDDEIKEKKKR